Proteins from a single region of Syntrophorhabdaceae bacterium:
- a CDS encoding recombinase family protein: protein MAIWGYVRVSMDHQYIENQKLSILEYANRRHLPIDKWIEAKTSSHKSTKGRRIDEMLALLREGDTVIVTELSKLGISLG, encoded by the coding sequence ATGGCTATATGGGGCTATGTGAGGGTCAGCATGGACCACCAGTATATTGAGAATCAGAAGCTCAGCATATTGGAGTATGCGAATCGGAGACACCTGCCCATCGATAAGTGGATAGAGGCGAAAACAAGTTCCCATAAATCCACCAAGGGAAGAAGAATAGACGAAATGCTTGCTCTTCTGCGGGAAGGCGACACGGTGATCGTGACCGAACTCTCCAAGCTCGGGATATCACTAGGTC